The uncultured Ilyobacter sp. nucleotide sequence AGACAACCCAATTCTTTCTGAATACCTGGGAATATTCAATAGAATTGTGGGAAGTGCAGATGAGATGGGAATGTTCATAAAAAAATTAAAAAAAGAGGTTGGTAAACAAAACCTAAATCCTAGAGAATTGGATAATAAATTCAAATAATATTATCAGCTGTCCTTATGCTTAGGGCAGCTTTTTTATTTACCCATCAAAAATATATTTTTGACGGAAATATCTTCGATAAGTAGTCATTGTTTACTCTTTTTATACAATTTATTTTTTTATTGAAAAGGAAAACAGGAATAATTTTATAAAATTAAGAGTATAAAGAAGGAGGTGAAAATATGGTTTCAGATCTTAGAATTTATAAAGGAGATTATGAAAGAGGAAAAATACCTATCAAAGATTTCCAGGAATACCCACTAGAGCATCTTCACGAATGGCTTATAGAAGCATATGAAAAAGGCGAAAAATTTCCAAATACTATGACTCTTAGCACAGTAACTCAGTCTGGTGTCACAATGAGTACTGTTCCTCTAAAATCCTTTAAAAATGAAAAACTCAGATTTTTTAGCAGTTATGACAAGTACTATAATTCAGAATTAGGTTCCAAAAGCTCTGTGGGTGTTCATTTCTTTTTCAAAAAAACAAAAAGACAGATCTTTATAAGAGGTGACCTCGAAAAAATACCTGAATCGGAATCTAAGGATTATTTTAATGAACAACCAAAGGAAAATAAAATCATGATATGGGCTACTAAGGAAGGAAAGACAATCTTAAAAGAAGAGGAACTAAAAGATCATTTTGATCAAATCAGAGACAAATTCAAAGACAACTCTATTCCCTGTCCTGAATTTTGGGGAGGTTACGATATAACTCCCAAATATATAGAATTCTTTGAGGGTATAGAGGGTGGAGTACATCAAAAATTAATCTATCAGCTTATTAATGGAAAATGGACGAAGAAAAAAACTACATCTTAGTGTAATTATGAAAATAAATTAACCATTCAAAAAGGAGTTTTCACAACTCCTTTTTTCATTGCATCTACATGTGGTTTTCCAGAATCAAATTCAAGTTACCCAAGTATTTTCTTGGCCTCTAAAAGTCTTTGGGATGCCGTGAAAATAACCGCCGAAAAAAATACCACCCCTATTGGATTTATATAATTTGTAAAAATCATCATCATTGTAAAAAATATAAACCCCTCTGTTCTTTCAGCGACTCCAGCCTGATAATAAAAAGACTTACTTCCTTTTTTCTCAGCCATCATCCCAGTGGTTAGAAAGACTGTCATAGAAAATATTATGCTGCAGGTCAGAATCAGCATTGTCATTCTAGTATTTGAAAATCTAAATGCCAAGCCTAATATAACAGATATTTCCACAAGCCTGTCAAAGGTTATATCCATAACTGTTCCAAAGGGGGTCGATCCATTTACCCTGGCTATGGTTCCGTCCACTGCATCGAGAAGACCTGACAACCACAAGACTGCTATGGCCATCAACGGCATTTTAAAGTAGATAAAAATCCCAGTTGATATCCCCATAAAAAAAGCTAGGACAGTTACTTGATTGGCAGTAAAATTATATTTCATGAAAAAATTCGCCACTTTTTTTATAATAGGCTGTACATGTTTTCTAGCGTGTGTATCGAGCATTTTTAGCACCTCTGTTTATATCAATATAATATTATCCTTGTTATAGTTCACATAGATTTCCATATGATTCTCTATGGAAAATTCGACACGGTTTTGAACCACCTCTATACACTCACCTTCGATATCGATATCAAAATGGTAAAAACCGCTTTTAAAGGAACTGTCCTTTATTCTTCCTTTCAAAACAACCTCATTGTCACCTGATTTTTTTTCCAGTGTTACCCTTAAGTCCTCTGACTTCAAGGCCAGACAGACTTTTTCAGACTCACAAAAGTTTACAGGAAATTCTATATTTTCATTATAAAAAATACCATCTTTAATCTTTCCGGTAAATATGTTATTTATCCCTATAAATTTTGCCACAAAAGGTGAGGACGGTTTTTTATAGAGGTTTAATGGAGTGTCAAACTGAGCTAAGTTTCCATTGTCTAGTATGGCGATCTTATCTGACAGGTAAAATGCTTCATTTCTGTCATGGGTCACAAAAAGTACCGTACTTTTATGTTTTTTCTGAATTTTTTTGAGAAGTTTCTGCAATTTCCCCCTGAGTCCCTCATCAAGTGCTGAGAAAGGTTCATCCATGAGAAGGAGTCTAGGTTCCATGACAAGTGCTCTCGCTATAGAGACTCTCTGTTTCTGACCTCCACTGAGGTCATAGGGATGTCTTTTTTCAAAACCACCTAGTCCAAGCTCTTCCAATACACTTTTTGACTTTTTCAGTCTTTCCTTTTTCCTTATTCCCATCATCTTGAGACCAAAGGCCACATTATCCTCTACATTCAGGTTTGGAAGCAATAGGGAATCTTGAAAAACCATAGATAGACCCTTCTCTTTAGGGGATTTCCCCCTGGTTTTCTCCCCCTCTATACATACCTCTCCTTCATAATCCTCTATCAAGCCAGAGATTATATTTAACAAGGTGGTCTTTCCGCATCCTGACTCTCCTAGAAGGGTAACAAACTCGCCTTTCTCAATTTCTAGATTAAAATCTCTCATCTGGAAGTTATCATATTTTTTACCTATATCTTTCAAAACTACCATACTATATCCCCTGTCATTTTTTTATTGTAGATTCTCTTTACTTTTCTCTCTAAAATAAAGAGCAAAGAGAAATTTATGAATATATATAATACACTGTATACAGCCCCCACCTTTATATTCCCTCCAGATATATATGGAAACATCAAGATAGGGATGGTCAAAACCTTTCCACCTCCTATTATGAGGGTATTTAAGTATTGTGCAAAGGATACTATTATTACCAGGCTCCCACCAGCTATTACAGAAGGCATAATATGAGGTAAAGTAATATAAAAAAATCTCTGCATTCTGTTGGCTCCTAGCATCTTACCGACTATATCATAATTTTCATTGAGAGTTTTATACCCTATTGTTGTAGAATGGATATAATAGGGCAGGGTAAGTACCGTATGTATAAATACCACCCCTATAAGAGTTTCTGAGAGTCCTAGCCTGATAAAAGTAAAATAGATCCCCATACTGCTGACAAAAGAGGGAATAATCAGAGGAAGAAAAATTAGACCCTGGATAACATTTTTCCCTTTAAAATTCTTTCTTGCCAGTATATTTGCCGCCGGAGTCCCTAATATAATATTTAGGAAAAGTGTCAACAGAGCCGTTACAATAGTTGTTATCGAAGCATCATAGGTTTTTTTGTCATTTATTATATAAAGCCATGAATCAAGGTTCAAACTTTCATATATAAGAGCCCCAAAGGGCATTATAAAAGCTAACATTATAATAGCTCCTAGTGTTTTCATCACTAATCTTTTCATCTAATCCCACGCCCTTTGATTTTTACCTACGGTGAACTTATGAAGATAGTATACCAGTACTCCCCCTGTCATACTGACCAATGAAATAAACATGTTTATAACCATAAGGTTTGGCCTGTCAGCAAGATCTCCCTTAGAGTACATGTCGTAAGCCATTACTGCCAGAGCCTTTGGGTAGGTCACTCCAAGTATATAGGGAGTTTCAAATGCCGTAAACATATAAGCAATTATAATAAAAAAACTCATAAGAAGAGAGGGCCCCATCAATGGAAGCACCACTTCGAAAAAAAATCTAATTTTTCCTACACCAAAAATATAGGCCACTGCATCCCATTTTTTATTTATCCTCTGAAGAACCGGAAAAGACATCATAACTACAAAGGGGCAGGTTTTCCATACATAGGTTAGCATTATCCCTATTCCTTTTTCATCATTTGTTATGATGGGAAACTCCCTATAGCTTTCTATTATTCCTGTCGATACAAGGCAACGGCTAATAAACCCATTCTGTAAAAGAAGAATCAGTATGAGATAAGATGCCACGAGATAGGGTACAAGCAGGGGGCTTTCTATTATCTTCTTAAAATACCCACCCTTAAAATACCTACTCTTCAAATTCAAATACAGAAAAAATAGCAATCCTATAGAGATCAATAAGGATAAAAATGAAGAGCAGAGAGCCATCTTTGATGTAAACACCAATGAGTCCAAAAAACTTTCACTTTTCAAGACTTTTATATAGTATTCCAATGTAAAAACAGACTCTCCTGTTATTTTATTCAGTCCAAAGCTCTGTAACAGCCCATAAATAAATCCATAAATAAAAAACAAAGTTATGAATAAAATTACAGGCATCAGATAGATATATCTTTTAATTCTTTCCAATCTTCTCTAGCCATCCCTTTTCTATTATTTCAAGCTTTTCTGGAGAAAGCTCTCTCACTCTTTTTGTCGCTCTTTCCTCTAGTGTAGGAAGTGCATCTGACTGACCCAATGTTTCAAAGTTTTTCCTGTCCTTTTGAGCTAATTTACTCATGTCAAGAATTGTAGAATCCCCCCAGTTTTTGGGATCCTGTTTTGCTAACTGCGCTTCTTCTGACAGCAGATAATTTATTACATAAAGGGCTCCTGCCTTATTTTTAGCATTTTTAGGTATGCTCAGATAATGATTGTTAAACATAGTTCCCTTTTCCAAAAGAAAACTTTTGCTGTCTTTAGAAAATTCTCCCGATGCTATTTTATTGCTCGCTTTATTGACTGCATATCCCATAGTCACACCAATCTCCTGATTGGCGTAAAGGATATCAAGTTTACCTTCACTTTCAGGATAGGTTTCCCCTTTTCTCCAGAGATAGGGTTCAAGCTCTTCAAAATAAGCCCATACCTCTTCAAGAGCTGTCTCAAATTCCTCATTACTCATCTTTTGAGCCTTCTCTTCACCTATTATGTCTATAACCATGTTTCTCACAAAAGCACTTCCTGTAAAATCAGGGACAGCTGGATATGTAAAAATTCCAGGGTTAGCTTTTACATACTCTTTGAGAGTCTCATGATCTGTGAAAGGTAAAGTTCCTTTCGAACTTGGGTATATAAAGTTGAACTGTGTTTCTCCCCATGGAGCCTCTAGTCCATTTATAGGTTCTCCGAAATCGCTGACCAAAGTTTCTTGCTTGACTTTTTCTCTAACAGGAAGATTTTTTACAAAGTCTCCCCATAAAACATTACTTTCTTTTAGAAGCTTAAAATTCTCTCCGTTTATCCATATTATATCCACACTTCCATTTTTTTTACCTGCTTGGTTTTCAACTATAAGTTTATTTACTGTATCTTTTATATCTGTGATGGGTATTCTATTGAGAGTTATATTATTTTTATCTTTTAGTGATTTCCCCACAAAAGTATCCATAAATTTATTTATCTCTGCAGACCCACCCCACATATATATATTTACCTGTGCATCTCTAGAGCTTTTTTCCACTTTTCCCCAGTTATAAGAAAGCCCTATGGAATCCTCTTCTTTTTTACCACAGGCCACTGCCACAAGGATTAAAATTAAAATTAAAAATTTCTTCATTGTGTTCCCCCATTTCAATTATTCATCAGTTTCTAATTTATCATATTTTCTATTAAAAGATTCAAATTTTTATAAAAAAGTGAAATCTTTTTATATCTAACTCATTGTTAGAGCCATATATTGATTATATAATATAGACTCTCTATTAGCAAATATGACATTTTTTCTTCCTATATCCAGTAATAATATACCTTTAAAAATATGAAATGGTCTTCTAAATTTGTAAAAAAATTATAAATAGATTGATTATAGTACAACTTTCCGTATATTCTTATCAATTTTTATACAATGTAAAAGCCCTCCTCAGAGGGCTTTTAACTATACTGATTTTACAAAAGCTTTTGATTTTTTAGCTATTATTTTGGTTATTACCGTCAATGCAAAGAATATCAGTGATGCACTAAGAGACATCTTTATAGCCGTAGCCTTATCTCCCGATGCTACTGCCCCTGCCAAGAGGACAAAAACAGCTGTTCCTGGAAGAATAAATAAGGTAGACAATAATGAATATTGAATAAAGTTAATCGATGTAAGTCCGTAAACATAATTCTGTATCCCAAATGGGAAAACTGGAATTAGTCTTGTTGTGGCTAGGATAAACCAACCATCATTTTTGACCCCTTCGTTTATCTTTTTAAAGACCTCTGAATTCCCAAATTTAGATTCAATAGGCTTTCTAGCAATATATCTAGCTATCAAAAATGCCAAGGAAAGTCCGAGAGAAGCACCGATTGCAGTATAAATAACCCCTTTTACTCCTCCAAATACAAGCCCACCCACTAAAGTTATAGGTAGTACAGATATACAAGTAATTGTTATAAGGGCATACATGATTATATATGCTGCAGGAGCCCATACCCCAAGACTTCCGATTAACATTTCCATTTTTTCTCTAGATTTCATATAGCCGAAAAAGACTTTGAAAAGACTTGTTTTTTCAAGTTCTACATTTCCATTCACTGCATTATAAGACCACTCAATCCAAGAACCATCATAGTTCTTTACGTTGTCCCAGCCTAATAGCTGACTCAATACAAAGGTCATATGAGCCGATCTTACTCCCGACTGACAATAAGAGATAATCTGCTTATCTCTGGTGATTCCGTTTTCTGCAAGGATAGCCTCCATCTCTTCTTTTGACTTGAAGCTTTTATCCTCATTTACCATTTTATCCCAAGGAACATAATATTTACTTGGGATTCTTCCTTTGGCAAAGGCTCCTTTATACTGAGCTAGTCCATCATGTTCAAAGTCTGTCCTTGTATCTATTACGACTGTATTTTCATCCCCTATACTTTTTTTCACATCCTCTATAGTGGCAAACTTAGAGGTGTCCTCTGACTTTGGAAATTCATATTTTACAGAAGCAGGTTTTGCAGAAGTCTCTGTTACCATTGGCAATCCTGCATTTTTCCATCCATCTATTCCGCCGTCTATAAGAACCATTTTTTCATGGCCATACATGTCTAGGATCCACCATAATCTAGCGGCATCATATTCTGCCTTTGCACTAACTATCATAAGGTATGTGTCACCAGTTATCCCATAACTTCCGAGAACTTCAGCCATTTTTTCCCTTGTAGCCCTCATACCACCGTACTCATACTCACCTTTATCTGCAGAAAAAGACGGTCTCCAGATCTGATATGAACCAGGTATGTGACCCTTGTTATAATCAGGCTCTTTTCTCACATCTAAGACAACTATATTTTTGTCAGCTGCAAGCATCTCACTTGCTTTTTCAGGGCTGATCAGTATTTTTGAATTTGAATACTGATCATAATTTTTAGCCGCTGTAGAACTTTCGTTAGCTACTCCAGTCACAAATACCAATAAAAAGATTAAAGAAATAAGTAGTTTTTTCATTTGACCCTCCATTAAGCGTAGGAAATTACACTACACTATATTATTTACTTTTTTTATCAAGCTCTTGTTTTGACTTATATCTATTCATCCATTGTTTTACAGGTCCCATGTTTCTAGGATTAACTTTTTCTTTAGTATAGGTTTCCCCAAATAACAGATCTA carries:
- a CDS encoding pyridoxal 5'-phosphate synthase, encoding MVSDLRIYKGDYERGKIPIKDFQEYPLEHLHEWLIEAYEKGEKFPNTMTLSTVTQSGVTMSTVPLKSFKNEKLRFFSSYDKYYNSELGSKSSVGVHFFFKKTKRQIFIRGDLEKIPESESKDYFNEQPKENKIMIWATKEGKTILKEEELKDHFDQIRDKFKDNSIPCPEFWGGYDITPKYIEFFEGIEGGVHQKLIYQLINGKWTKKKTTS
- a CDS encoding CDP-alcohol phosphatidyltransferase family protein — protein: MLDTHARKHVQPIIKKVANFFMKYNFTANQVTVLAFFMGISTGIFIYFKMPLMAIAVLWLSGLLDAVDGTIARVNGSTPFGTVMDITFDRLVEISVILGLAFRFSNTRMTMLILTCSIIFSMTVFLTTGMMAEKKGSKSFYYQAGVAERTEGFIFFTMMMIFTNYINPIGVVFFSAVIFTASQRLLEAKKILG
- a CDS encoding ABC transporter ATP-binding protein codes for the protein MVVLKDIGKKYDNFQMRDFNLEIEKGEFVTLLGESGCGKTTLLNIISGLIEDYEGEVCIEGEKTRGKSPKEKGLSMVFQDSLLLPNLNVEDNVAFGLKMMGIRKKERLKKSKSVLEELGLGGFEKRHPYDLSGGQKQRVSIARALVMEPRLLLMDEPFSALDEGLRGKLQKLLKKIQKKHKSTVLFVTHDRNEAFYLSDKIAILDNGNLAQFDTPLNLYKKPSSPFVAKFIGINNIFTGKIKDGIFYNENIEFPVNFCESEKVCLALKSEDLRVTLEKKSGDNEVVLKGRIKDSSFKSGFYHFDIDIEGECIEVVQNRVEFSIENHMEIYVNYNKDNIILI
- a CDS encoding ABC transporter permease subunit → MKRLVMKTLGAIIMLAFIMPFGALIYESLNLDSWLYIINDKKTYDASITTIVTALLTLFLNIILGTPAANILARKNFKGKNVIQGLIFLPLIIPSFVSSMGIYFTFIRLGLSETLIGVVFIHTVLTLPYYIHSTTIGYKTLNENYDIVGKMLGANRMQRFFYITLPHIMPSVIAGGSLVIIVSFAQYLNTLIIGGGKVLTIPILMFPYISGGNIKVGAVYSVLYIFINFSLLFILERKVKRIYNKKMTGDIVW
- a CDS encoding ABC transporter permease subunit, which gives rise to MERIKRYIYLMPVILFITLFFIYGFIYGLLQSFGLNKITGESVFTLEYYIKVLKSESFLDSLVFTSKMALCSSFLSLLISIGLLFFLYLNLKSRYFKGGYFKKIIESPLLVPYLVASYLILILLLQNGFISRCLVSTGIIESYREFPIITNDEKGIGIMLTYVWKTCPFVVMMSFPVLQRINKKWDAVAYIFGVGKIRFFFEVVLPLMGPSLLMSFFIIIAYMFTAFETPYILGVTYPKALAVMAYDMYSKGDLADRPNLMVINMFISLVSMTGGVLVYYLHKFTVGKNQRAWD
- a CDS encoding ABC transporter substrate-binding protein, yielding MKKFLILILILVAVACGKKEEDSIGLSYNWGKVEKSSRDAQVNIYMWGGSAEINKFMDTFVGKSLKDKNNITLNRIPITDIKDTVNKLIVENQAGKKNGSVDIIWINGENFKLLKESNVLWGDFVKNLPVREKVKQETLVSDFGEPINGLEAPWGETQFNFIYPSSKGTLPFTDHETLKEYVKANPGIFTYPAVPDFTGSAFVRNMVIDIIGEEKAQKMSNEEFETALEEVWAYFEELEPYLWRKGETYPESEGKLDILYANQEIGVTMGYAVNKASNKIASGEFSKDSKSFLLEKGTMFNNHYLSIPKNAKNKAGALYVINYLLSEEAQLAKQDPKNWGDSTILDMSKLAQKDRKNFETLGQSDALPTLEERATKRVRELSPEKLEIIEKGWLEKIGKN
- a CDS encoding rhodanese-like domain-containing protein gives rise to the protein MKKLLISLIFLLVFVTGVANESSTAAKNYDQYSNSKILISPEKASEMLAADKNIVVLDVRKEPDYNKGHIPGSYQIWRPSFSADKGEYEYGGMRATREKMAEVLGSYGITGDTYLMIVSAKAEYDAARLWWILDMYGHEKMVLIDGGIDGWKNAGLPMVTETSAKPASVKYEFPKSEDTSKFATIEDVKKSIGDENTVVIDTRTDFEHDGLAQYKGAFAKGRIPSKYYVPWDKMVNEDKSFKSKEEMEAILAENGITRDKQIISYCQSGVRSAHMTFVLSQLLGWDNVKNYDGSWIEWSYNAVNGNVELEKTSLFKVFFGYMKSREKMEMLIGSLGVWAPAAYIIMYALITITCISVLPITLVGGLVFGGVKGVIYTAIGASLGLSLAFLIARYIARKPIESKFGNSEVFKKINEGVKNDGWFILATTRLIPVFPFGIQNYVYGLTSINFIQYSLLSTLFILPGTAVFVLLAGAVASGDKATAIKMSLSASLIFFALTVITKIIAKKSKAFVKSV